The following proteins are co-located in the Echinicola sp. 20G genome:
- a CDS encoding gamma-glutamylcyclotransferase family protein — translation MASIYYFGYASNLDQSTLVGRLVTPPKFIGIGILTGYGFRFNHPNPDGSARANIVESANENVYGALYQINEKDKNHFLTSEKNYDFTSVNIITKEGTTRAFTFKSSQNVDKIFPHKDYINTIIKGGKAIGIPNTYLTSILNRKPVKVLF, via the coding sequence ATGGCTTCAATTTACTACTTCGGATATGCCAGCAACTTAGACCAATCCACATTGGTGGGACGGCTGGTCACCCCTCCAAAATTTATAGGAATAGGAATATTAACGGGATATGGTTTTAGGTTTAACCACCCAAATCCTGATGGCTCGGCAAGGGCAAACATTGTAGAAAGTGCTAATGAAAATGTTTATGGTGCGCTGTATCAAATCAATGAAAAAGACAAAAATCACTTTTTGACCTCAGAAAAAAACTATGACTTCACATCGGTGAACATCATCACCAAAGAAGGCACAACTAGGGCCTTCACATTTAAATCTTCCCAAAATGTGGATAAAATATTCCCTCATAAGGATTATATCAATACCATTATTAAAGGAGGTAAGGCAATTGGAATCCCCAACACCTATCTTACCAGCATTTTAAACAGAAAACCAGTTAAAGTGTTATTTTAA
- a CDS encoding TIGR04282 family arsenosugar biosynthesis glycosyltransferase, whose protein sequence is MNEHAIIIFQKNPEPGKVKTKLGEVIGSEKAAEVYEYLLKNTHEVVEKYPADVFVYFQDEVDDRFLLNNHYHLSLQGQGNIAEKMEQAFAEVLGKGYQKVVIIGSDCLELNADILDEAFEALSYQDLVVGPAQDGTFYLLGMKELYSELFRDKDWEVQSVVSEILSDAKSLKLNVHKMRMLFDVEQYEDLKSLRGLLNIH, encoded by the coding sequence ATGAATGAACATGCGATAATAATTTTTCAAAAAAATCCTGAGCCGGGTAAAGTAAAGACTAAGCTAGGCGAGGTAATTGGTAGTGAAAAGGCTGCAGAGGTTTATGAATACCTCTTGAAAAACACCCATGAAGTGGTTGAAAAGTATCCAGCGGATGTCTTCGTTTATTTCCAAGATGAGGTTGATGATAGGTTTCTCTTAAATAATCATTATCATCTTAGTCTACAAGGACAAGGCAATATTGCTGAAAAAATGGAACAGGCCTTTGCTGAGGTTTTGGGTAAAGGATATCAGAAAGTGGTAATCATTGGATCTGATTGTCTGGAGTTGAACGCTGATATTTTGGATGAAGCATTTGAGGCTTTAAGTTACCAAGATTTAGTAGTAGGCCCGGCACAGGATGGTACGTTTTATTTGCTTGGGATGAAAGAGCTTTACAGCGAGTTATTCAGAGATAAAGATTGGGAAGTTCAATCTGTTGTAAGTGAAATTTTAAGTGATGCCAAATCCTTGAAGTTAAATGTCCACAAAATGAGAATGTTATTTGATGTGGAGCAATATGAAGATCTAAAAAGTCTAAGAGGTTTGTTGAATATTCATTAA
- a CDS encoding DUF4890 domain-containing protein, with amino-acid sequence MKKLLFVIALMAVTVIAAEAQQRKQRPDVKPEDMAERMTNRMAEELDLDETQKKAVYELNLESVKQRMEARDQAKEDRDEMREKMEADRKEHEEKLEAILTPEQTEKWKEFQKESREKMRERGARGQRRGDG; translated from the coding sequence ATGAAAAAACTATTGTTTGTAATTGCCCTAATGGCCGTAACAGTTATTGCCGCTGAAGCTCAGCAAAGGAAACAACGCCCAGATGTTAAACCAGAAGATATGGCCGAAAGAATGACCAATCGTATGGCTGAAGAGTTGGATTTGGATGAAACCCAAAAAAAGGCGGTTTATGAATTAAACCTGGAGAGTGTAAAGCAGCGAATGGAAGCTAGAGATCAGGCTAAGGAAGATCGCGATGAGATGAGAGAGAAAATGGAAGCGGATCGCAAAGAGCATGAAGAGAAGTTAGAGGCGATCCTGACACCTGAGCAAACTGAGAAGTGGAAGGAATTTCAAAAGGAAAGTAGAGAAAAAATGAGAGAAAGGGGTGCAAGAGGTCAGAGAAGAGGAGATGGATGA